TAATGATTTGTTGACGGAAATAAATAAATGGAGGATTTAAAGATGAAATATTTTAAAAAATATTTAGTCGCAGCCTTTATCATATTGTCAGTGACAAATATAATTTTTGCAGAGGATAAAGTAGGATTGGTTATTATTGCTCATGGTTCACCTGTTCCCCAATGGAACAAGCCGGTACTGAACCTTGAGAATGAAGTAAAAACAATAATGTCAGCAAAGGGTATACAATTCAGTGCAGTAAGAGTCGCTTTAATGGAGTTTAATGAGCCGTCAATCAATACGGTCATTAAAGATTTTGAAAAAAAGGGTATTACAAAAGTCTATGCAGTGCCGCTTTTCATTGCTCCTTCAGGACATTCATTGTTTGATATTCCGACTATTCTCGGCATGTACAGCGAAGCAGATATTGTGAAAGAGATTAAAAGTGAGGGTACTGAAATTGTTAATACAAAGTTAAAAATAACACTTGGGCCTACATTAAATTATGGCAGCATTTTAAAAGAGGCTATGCTGGATAGAGTGAAAGAATTATCAGATCAACCGGATTCCGAAGGGGTTGTTCTTCTTGCTCACGGAGACAGCAGGTTTAAACCCATTTGGGATTCGGTATGCAGAGAAACAGGTTCTTATATTTGCGCCAACACCGGAATTGAATATTTTGACTATGCTTTTGTAGAAATCGGCCAGGCTTTTTCAACAGAAGGCGTATCTGCTATCCTAAAAGCAGACACGAAAAAGAAGAGAACTCTTGTAGTCGGGCTTTACCTCTCTATGGGAGTTAAAAGAATGGCAGACAATTCAGTTTCCTTTATGATGGGACAAAAGACAGAAATAAAAGAGTTGTTTAAAGGTAAGAATATTCTTTTTGCAAACAGAGGTCTCTTGCCGGATAAAAGAATATCTGAATGGATTGGTGATGTTGCTGCAGAATGGGCGGATAGTCTTAAATGATTTGAACTCTGAACCCTTGCCGAATTATTATGCAGCAGTTTCCGGAATACTCCTTCCTTTTACTGATTCTGTCAATTCCTGCCAGTATGCAGTGATTTGATGCAGCCAGGCTTTTGTGTCAATTTTTGCAAAAGGGTTGTTTTCAACAATTGCAATTATTTTGCTGCACTCATCAATTCCCGTATCATCTTTCAATTGTATATATTCCTCGCGGAGCTTCTTTGCTGTATCAATAATTCTTTCATTAAGATCGTCCCGGAGGAACATTCCGGGATATGGGTCAAAGTATTCAGGATTCAGGCCAGGCATATCTTTGTGATCGTCAATTTTTTTCTTTTCGTATAAAAAACGTTTTACATCTTCACGCAGGTTTTTCCATTCCGGCCGGTGTGAGGGAGGAGGCAGATGCCTGATTGCCAGTTCATTATCAAGATAAAAATTTATCCCGGCAATTCTCAGGTTTATAAGAAAATCGATATCCTCACCCCGGGTGATGTTAGGGTCAAAAGGTACATTCATTAATGTCTCAAGATCAATTACCATATTGCCGCCGAAAACAAAGGGGGTTACCTTAAGCCTTGGAGGCCTGCCTATGATTTCATCGAATGCTCTGTTCATACTGTCAATTTTGTCCCATTGAGGTTTTGTCCATACAGGCGGGTTTTTATTCTCAATCTTATAGGTTTCGGGCTGTAGGTAATACCCTGCCACAGCATGGATATATCCTCCCTCCCATTCCCTGCCTGCAAATGTATGAGCTTTTTCCATAAAATCGGGGTCATGGAAGATTTCATCATCATCAATAAAAATTGTAAGTTCACTGTTGTTCAGTATTCCTGCAAGAGAGCACATATTGCGGACAGCTGCATAATTTGATAGGTTCAGAAGCTTCAATGCATCAGATGATAGTCCTGAATCCTGAAGTTTATGCTTTAAGTGCTGCAGATTTTCCGGGTGCAGCACAGAAATATCATATTTATCCTTATAGGGCTCAATTATAGTATTTACTTTATCAATAACCCGTTGTACTACCATGTCTGAATTTGGTACAGCAATGACTGCAACAGAGAAATCCTGATCTTTCAGAATTGATAAGCTGTCGAAAAAAGCAGGCAGTGTTCCGCTGGAATCCAAAGGAGTAGGGTGATCAAAAACAACCTTTTCGTTCAGGTGGTTTTGTACGCCTTCTGCTCCCCAATAAGTGGGGACAACAATGGTTGGTTTATTCATAAGCTACTTCCATTTAAAATGGTTATGCAAATGCAAATTCAGTATAGACCGGAGTCTGAAGCTTGTAAAGTAAAAAGATTGTACAGTCAATATAAATAGAAGGTGCAGCAGGGAATACATATACATTCCCTGCGCTCTTACTATATTTTTTGCACTTTTTCGTTTTGTTCGGTGATGTGTTTTTTTTTCTTTTTCTGCTGAAATACTAATATATCATTGGCAAAATATTTGAGAACAGGGCCTGCCATCATACCAAATAGATTAGAGACCATATAATGCAGGCCTACAACTTTTGTGAGAAACCAGAGAAAAGACAAATTGACTGTAAAATCTATTGATGCAGTTACTATATTATATTTAAAAAGACGTTTAAAATAGTCTTTCGTTGTGTGAGTAACCCGTTCTTTCCATGTTTTAAAATAGTGCCATGTGAAATTGTGAATAATTGCAAGCTCAATTGCAATGGCACCTGCAGCGATCAAAGGAAAATTTTCCCTTCCTCTGAGAATAAAAAGAGTTGTCATATTTACCAAAGTGCCGCCCAATGCAACAACCTGAAATTTAATAATCCTCTTTAACTTGGGAGAAGAAATTTTAATCATATACCTCCAAATATTAGTCTATAGTTCAAGCTCAAAACTATTTGTCCGATTTATTCTCCCAGAGAGCACGCTCTTCAATATTCAGCTTTTTCAGGTTTTTATATGCACTGCGAATAATAGCAACAAGAAGAAAAATGGAAATGAGAATAGAGGCCACGTTAAGCCAGCGGAAAGTAAAGCCTAATATAGTAATATTCCGTATAA
This sequence is a window from bacterium. Protein-coding genes within it:
- a CDS encoding GtrA family protein, translated to MIKISSPKLKRIIKFQVVALGGTLVNMTTLFILRGRENFPLIAAGAIAIELAIIHNFTWHYFKTWKERVTHTTKDYFKRLFKYNIVTASIDFTVNLSFLWFLTKVVGLHYMVSNLFGMMAGPVLKYFANDILVFQQKKKKKHITEQNEKVQKI